A genome region from Primulina eburnea isolate SZY01 chromosome 9, ASM2296580v1, whole genome shotgun sequence includes the following:
- the LOC140840538 gene encoding dof zinc finger protein DOF3.4-like, which yields MASDTVERKATKAAHVGAPPPEPEHLPCPRCDSINTKFCYYNNYNFSQPRHFCKSCRRYWTHGGTLRDIPVGGGSRKNAKRSRTTSAVSASNSGAISSSHHEFRHFPAVGSQFFVPLAADHGGPLPFPGDAKAGLNMCGSYTSLLNTQGTSGLLALGGFGLGLDDMGFGLGRAVWPFPAPTSGGGTANLSEHTWQLENGESGYGGGDCFSLPDLAISTPGGVLK from the coding sequence ATGGCGAGTGATACTGTGGAGAGGAAGGCAACCAAGGCTGCCCATGTCGGCGCACCGCCGCCTGAGCCGGAGCATCTACCTTGCCCGCGCTGCGACTCTATCAACACCAAGTTTTGCTACTACAACAACTACAACTTCTCCCAGCCTCGACATTTCTGCAAGTCGTGCCGACGCTACTGGACTCACGGGGGAACCCTCCGCGACATACCCGTCGGTGGCGGAAGCCGGAAGAATGCCAAACGATCTCGCACCACCAGTGCCGTATCTGCTTCAAACTCAGGAGCCATTTCGTCGTCCCATCATGAGTTCCGCCACTTTCCCGCCGTGGGTTCTCAGTTCTTTGTCCCCCTGGCCGCTGATCACGGCGGACCTTTACCTTTTCCTGGTGATGCCAAGGCTGGGTTGAACATGTGTGGGAGTTATACCTCGCTGCTCAATACTCAAGGAACGTCGGGACTTTTGGCGTTGGGTGGATTCGGGCTCGGGCTCGATGACATGGGTTTCGGGCTCGGGAGGGCTGTCTGGCCCTTTCCTGCTCCGACCAGCGGCGGCGGGACGGCGAACTTGTCGGAACATACCTGGCAGCTTGAGAATGGAGAGAGTGGGTATGGTGGTGGGGATTGTTTCAGTTTGCCAGATCTCGCTATTTCCACACCGGGTGGTGTTCTGAAAtga
- the LOC140841603 gene encoding uncharacterized protein isoform X2 gives MSPRPEYILLCGFLDVALRPFSHLGAEFLSQETEKELLIALSQVFTQVKKWTHQLGSQSKFDPDEVFLLAVNNPYAQHLVGNTLLASSKFVIASGSSWKIFMHLLCFFLELTISSTLSSSRKASALPTKISNYGLSIPNWLLTSKPESAKWYVVTAIIRVLRNILKYLKQDGGGKNMKVYLDSVGSLLLNVSWDFLSEIIVDCNAEALRGSDKDVSLHSKLVHPREMEMLCGNLLQFLCSFVDQIDEVDDGVRPSAHICQINDLVLKLVDCCHDKLQNLNHISILQYSRHKILMLMVKLSSQRYSQRYVKDIIWIHLIHKYFEDLLFQPLSGGKPDETSSVEDSPFCSSISEPGKLDMLSHHLQRLATFVFLKFSLNLVSSKENSDKQCTHEDLRLCLTSDRSLDSEYCAKCQGLSDLQKWLQVHVPADTFMYNKLHFDRYVRFTRSFLQLYIHEDDILFQMLLQFFCLPFNPKHQFTESEALLTVKNHKFFLASLLFNPLHLFHLFLAEILYDHQVLLDYLISGDTGSSCAEYLLRSLRLVCDSWDLFLEFPGVEEGLSRSNSKRQKVLVDSSALQEAVSPANIDAQISGSIKQEHNKHRLPFLAARDCLISLRISIESLNQRNLFPYNPQVLLRRLFQFEELCAWRDKF, from the exons ATGAGTCCTCGACCCGAATATATACTTCTCTGTGGTTTTCTAGACGTCGCTCTTCGCCCTTTCTCA CATCTTGGAGCTGAATTTTTAAGCCAGGAAACTGAGAAAGAACTTTTAATCGCTCTATCTCAG GTTTTCACACAAGTTAAGAAGTGGACGCACCAACTCGGTTCCCAGTCAAAATTTGATCCTGATGAG GTGTTCTTGCTTGCTGTCAACAATCCATATGCTCAACACTTGGTGGGGAATACTCTTCTAGCCAGTTCCAAGTTTGTGATTGCGTCA GGGAGCAGTTGGAAAATCTTCATGCATCTTCTGTGTTTTTTCTTGGAATTGACAATCAGTAGCACTCTTTCATCTTCACGTAAAGCTAGTGCATTGCcaacaaaaatttcaaattatggCTTGTCAATACCAAATTGGTTATTGACGTCGAAACCTGAAAGTGCTAAATGGTATGTTGTGACAGCTATAATTCGGGTTTTACGAAACATACTCAAATATCTAAAACAAGATGGTGGTGGCAAAAACATGAAAGTGTACCTAGATTCTGTTGGCTCGTTGTTATTAAATGTTTCATGGGATTTTTTGAGTGAGATCATTGTTGATTGTAATGCTGAAGCTCTGAGAGGCTCTGATAAAGATGTTTCACTTCACTCGAAGCTTGTACATCCGAGAGAAATGGAAATGTTATGTGGCAATCTTCTTCAGTTTCTCTGCTCCTTTGTGGATCAAATAGACGAAGTGGATGATGGAGTGAGGCCTTCTGCACATATCTGTCAAATAAATGATCTTGTACTTAAACTTGTAGACTGCTGCCATGATAAGCTAcaaaatcttaatcatatcTCCATTTTGCAATACTCCAGACACAAGATACTG ATGCTAATGGTCAAACTTAGTTCTCAAAGGTATTCTCAAAGGTATGTTAAGGATATCATATGGATTCATCTTATCCACAAGTACTTTGAAGATCTACTGTTTCAACCATTATCAGGAGGAAAGCCTGACGAGACTTCTTCTGTGGAAGACTCACCTTTCTGTAGTAGCATTTCTGAACCAGGAAAACTGGATATGCTGTCTCACCATCTGCAAAGACTTGCAACTTTTGTTTTCCTTAAATTTTCCTTGAATTTGGTCAGCTCAAAAGAAAATAGCGATAAACAATGCACCCATGAAGATCTGAGGCTTTGTTTGACGTCTGATAGGAGTTTGGATTCCGAGTACTGTGCTAAATGTCAAGGTTTATCCGATCTTCAGAAATGGCTTCAAGTGCATGTTCCTGCTGATACTTTCATGTACAACAAATTACATTTTGATCGATATGTGAGATTTACACGGTCTTTTCTTCAGCTGTATATACATGAG GATGACATCCTGTTTCAAATGCTCTTGCAATTTTTCTGTTTGCCATTTAATCCAAAGCATCA GTTTACTGAGAGCGAGGCCCTTTTAACGGTGAAGAATCATAAATTCTTTCTGGCTTCACTTTTATTTAATCCtcttcacctttttcatttattTCTTGCTGAG ATACTCTATGACCACCAAGTACTTCTTGATTACCTCATCTCGGGGGACACTGGTTCCAGTTGTGCTGAATACCTTTTGAG ATCGTTACGCCTTGTATGCGATTCATGGGACCTATTTCTTGAGTTTCCCGGCGTGGAAGAAGGTTTGAGCAGATCAAATTCTAAGAGGCAAAAGGTTTTGGTGGACAGTTCAGCTCTTCAGGAAGCAGTATCTCCTGCAAACATTGACGCTCAAATATCTGGTTCAATCAAGCAAGAGCATAATAAACATAGACTACCATTTTTGGCTGCTAGGGATTGTTTGATTTCATTGAGAATATCCATTGAAAGCTTGAACCAAAGGAATCTATTTCCATATAATCCACAAGTACTACTCCGGCG tttgtttcagtttgagGAGCTCTGTGCATGGAGAGACAAGTTTTAG
- the LOC140841603 gene encoding uncharacterized protein isoform X3 has product MHLLCFFLELTISSTLSSSRKASALPTKISNYGLSIPNWLLTSKPESAKWYVVTAIIRVLRNILKYLKQDGGGKNMKVYLDSVGSLLLNVSWDFLSEIIVDCNAEALRGSDKDVSLHSKLVHPREMEMLCGNLLQFLCSFVDQIDEVDDGVRPSAHICQINDLVLKLVDCCHDKLQNLNHISILQYSRHKILMLMVKLSSQRYSQRYVKDIIWIHLIHKYFEDLLFQPLSGGKPDETSSVEDSPFCSSISEPGKLDMLSHHLQRLATFVFLKFSLNLVSSKENSDKQCTHEDLRLCLTSDRSLDSEYCAKCQGLSDLQKWLQVHVPADTFMYNKLHFDRYVRFTRSFLQLYIHEDDILFQMLLQFFCLPFNPKHQFTESEALLTVKNHKFFLASLLFNPLHLFHLFLAEILYDHQVLLDYLISGDTGSSCAEYLLRSLRLVCDSWDLFLEFPGVEEGLSRSNSKRQKVLVDSSALQEAVSPANIDAQISGSIKQEHNKHRLPFLAARDCLISLRISIESLNQRNLFPYNPQVLLRRLFQFEELCAWRDKF; this is encoded by the exons ATGCATCTTCTGTGTTTTTTCTTGGAATTGACAATCAGTAGCACTCTTTCATCTTCACGTAAAGCTAGTGCATTGCcaacaaaaatttcaaattatggCTTGTCAATACCAAATTGGTTATTGACGTCGAAACCTGAAAGTGCTAAATGGTATGTTGTGACAGCTATAATTCGGGTTTTACGAAACATACTCAAATATCTAAAACAAGATGGTGGTGGCAAAAACATGAAAGTGTACCTAGATTCTGTTGGCTCGTTGTTATTAAATGTTTCATGGGATTTTTTGAGTGAGATCATTGTTGATTGTAATGCTGAAGCTCTGAGAGGCTCTGATAAAGATGTTTCACTTCACTCGAAGCTTGTACATCCGAGAGAAATGGAAATGTTATGTGGCAATCTTCTTCAGTTTCTCTGCTCCTTTGTGGATCAAATAGACGAAGTGGATGATGGAGTGAGGCCTTCTGCACATATCTGTCAAATAAATGATCTTGTACTTAAACTTGTAGACTGCTGCCATGATAAGCTAcaaaatcttaatcatatcTCCATTTTGCAATACTCCAGACACAAGATACTG ATGCTAATGGTCAAACTTAGTTCTCAAAGGTATTCTCAAAGGTATGTTAAGGATATCATATGGATTCATCTTATCCACAAGTACTTTGAAGATCTACTGTTTCAACCATTATCAGGAGGAAAGCCTGACGAGACTTCTTCTGTGGAAGACTCACCTTTCTGTAGTAGCATTTCTGAACCAGGAAAACTGGATATGCTGTCTCACCATCTGCAAAGACTTGCAACTTTTGTTTTCCTTAAATTTTCCTTGAATTTGGTCAGCTCAAAAGAAAATAGCGATAAACAATGCACCCATGAAGATCTGAGGCTTTGTTTGACGTCTGATAGGAGTTTGGATTCCGAGTACTGTGCTAAATGTCAAGGTTTATCCGATCTTCAGAAATGGCTTCAAGTGCATGTTCCTGCTGATACTTTCATGTACAACAAATTACATTTTGATCGATATGTGAGATTTACACGGTCTTTTCTTCAGCTGTATATACATGAG GATGACATCCTGTTTCAAATGCTCTTGCAATTTTTCTGTTTGCCATTTAATCCAAAGCATCA GTTTACTGAGAGCGAGGCCCTTTTAACGGTGAAGAATCATAAATTCTTTCTGGCTTCACTTTTATTTAATCCtcttcacctttttcatttattTCTTGCTGAG ATACTCTATGACCACCAAGTACTTCTTGATTACCTCATCTCGGGGGACACTGGTTCCAGTTGTGCTGAATACCTTTTGAG ATCGTTACGCCTTGTATGCGATTCATGGGACCTATTTCTTGAGTTTCCCGGCGTGGAAGAAGGTTTGAGCAGATCAAATTCTAAGAGGCAAAAGGTTTTGGTGGACAGTTCAGCTCTTCAGGAAGCAGTATCTCCTGCAAACATTGACGCTCAAATATCTGGTTCAATCAAGCAAGAGCATAATAAACATAGACTACCATTTTTGGCTGCTAGGGATTGTTTGATTTCATTGAGAATATCCATTGAAAGCTTGAACCAAAGGAATCTATTTCCATATAATCCACAAGTACTACTCCGGCG tttgtttcagtttgagGAGCTCTGTGCATGGAGAGACAAGTTTTAG
- the LOC140841603 gene encoding uncharacterized protein isoform X1 has translation MSPRPEYILLCGFLDVALRPFSHLGAEFLSQETEKELLIALSQVFTQVKKWTHQLGSQSKFDPDEELDLSNSGDSYLDNRHCLAKIIGDLVFLLAVNNPYAQHLVGNTLLASSKFVIASGSSWKIFMHLLCFFLELTISSTLSSSRKASALPTKISNYGLSIPNWLLTSKPESAKWYVVTAIIRVLRNILKYLKQDGGGKNMKVYLDSVGSLLLNVSWDFLSEIIVDCNAEALRGSDKDVSLHSKLVHPREMEMLCGNLLQFLCSFVDQIDEVDDGVRPSAHICQINDLVLKLVDCCHDKLQNLNHISILQYSRHKILMLMVKLSSQRYSQRYVKDIIWIHLIHKYFEDLLFQPLSGGKPDETSSVEDSPFCSSISEPGKLDMLSHHLQRLATFVFLKFSLNLVSSKENSDKQCTHEDLRLCLTSDRSLDSEYCAKCQGLSDLQKWLQVHVPADTFMYNKLHFDRYVRFTRSFLQLYIHEDDILFQMLLQFFCLPFNPKHQFTESEALLTVKNHKFFLASLLFNPLHLFHLFLAEILYDHQVLLDYLISGDTGSSCAEYLLRSLRLVCDSWDLFLEFPGVEEGLSRSNSKRQKVLVDSSALQEAVSPANIDAQISGSIKQEHNKHRLPFLAARDCLISLRISIESLNQRNLFPYNPQVLLRRLFQFEELCAWRDKF, from the exons ATGAGTCCTCGACCCGAATATATACTTCTCTGTGGTTTTCTAGACGTCGCTCTTCGCCCTTTCTCA CATCTTGGAGCTGAATTTTTAAGCCAGGAAACTGAGAAAGAACTTTTAATCGCTCTATCTCAG GTTTTCACACAAGTTAAGAAGTGGACGCACCAACTCGGTTCCCAGTCAAAATTTGATCCTGATGAG GAGTTGGACCTTTCTAATAGCGGTGATTCATATTTGGACAATCGTCATTGTTTGGCCAAGATCATTGGCGACCTG GTGTTCTTGCTTGCTGTCAACAATCCATATGCTCAACACTTGGTGGGGAATACTCTTCTAGCCAGTTCCAAGTTTGTGATTGCGTCA GGGAGCAGTTGGAAAATCTTCATGCATCTTCTGTGTTTTTTCTTGGAATTGACAATCAGTAGCACTCTTTCATCTTCACGTAAAGCTAGTGCATTGCcaacaaaaatttcaaattatggCTTGTCAATACCAAATTGGTTATTGACGTCGAAACCTGAAAGTGCTAAATGGTATGTTGTGACAGCTATAATTCGGGTTTTACGAAACATACTCAAATATCTAAAACAAGATGGTGGTGGCAAAAACATGAAAGTGTACCTAGATTCTGTTGGCTCGTTGTTATTAAATGTTTCATGGGATTTTTTGAGTGAGATCATTGTTGATTGTAATGCTGAAGCTCTGAGAGGCTCTGATAAAGATGTTTCACTTCACTCGAAGCTTGTACATCCGAGAGAAATGGAAATGTTATGTGGCAATCTTCTTCAGTTTCTCTGCTCCTTTGTGGATCAAATAGACGAAGTGGATGATGGAGTGAGGCCTTCTGCACATATCTGTCAAATAAATGATCTTGTACTTAAACTTGTAGACTGCTGCCATGATAAGCTAcaaaatcttaatcatatcTCCATTTTGCAATACTCCAGACACAAGATACTG ATGCTAATGGTCAAACTTAGTTCTCAAAGGTATTCTCAAAGGTATGTTAAGGATATCATATGGATTCATCTTATCCACAAGTACTTTGAAGATCTACTGTTTCAACCATTATCAGGAGGAAAGCCTGACGAGACTTCTTCTGTGGAAGACTCACCTTTCTGTAGTAGCATTTCTGAACCAGGAAAACTGGATATGCTGTCTCACCATCTGCAAAGACTTGCAACTTTTGTTTTCCTTAAATTTTCCTTGAATTTGGTCAGCTCAAAAGAAAATAGCGATAAACAATGCACCCATGAAGATCTGAGGCTTTGTTTGACGTCTGATAGGAGTTTGGATTCCGAGTACTGTGCTAAATGTCAAGGTTTATCCGATCTTCAGAAATGGCTTCAAGTGCATGTTCCTGCTGATACTTTCATGTACAACAAATTACATTTTGATCGATATGTGAGATTTACACGGTCTTTTCTTCAGCTGTATATACATGAG GATGACATCCTGTTTCAAATGCTCTTGCAATTTTTCTGTTTGCCATTTAATCCAAAGCATCA GTTTACTGAGAGCGAGGCCCTTTTAACGGTGAAGAATCATAAATTCTTTCTGGCTTCACTTTTATTTAATCCtcttcacctttttcatttattTCTTGCTGAG ATACTCTATGACCACCAAGTACTTCTTGATTACCTCATCTCGGGGGACACTGGTTCCAGTTGTGCTGAATACCTTTTGAG ATCGTTACGCCTTGTATGCGATTCATGGGACCTATTTCTTGAGTTTCCCGGCGTGGAAGAAGGTTTGAGCAGATCAAATTCTAAGAGGCAAAAGGTTTTGGTGGACAGTTCAGCTCTTCAGGAAGCAGTATCTCCTGCAAACATTGACGCTCAAATATCTGGTTCAATCAAGCAAGAGCATAATAAACATAGACTACCATTTTTGGCTGCTAGGGATTGTTTGATTTCATTGAGAATATCCATTGAAAGCTTGAACCAAAGGAATCTATTTCCATATAATCCACAAGTACTACTCCGGCG tttgtttcagtttgagGAGCTCTGTGCATGGAGAGACAAGTTTTAG